From the genome of Oryza glaberrima chromosome 1, OglaRS2, whole genome shotgun sequence:
GTCGTAAACCATGGGTAATTAAGACGGTAGTAATACAAGAGATAGGGTAGATGAGTAGACGAGGGACCATGCGACCATCCAACACATGAGACCGTACGTATTCATACACACATGTTGACatgtatggatggatggatcggggTTGGCAAAGGCATGGGGCGTGACGTCAGCGGATCTCTCCCCGGGATTTTGGTGGGGTCCACCCATGAGAGGGGTGTGGACCGGAAGAGAAGAACCCCTGTGTTGTGTTTGCTCCGTTCCGTTTTGAAGCCGTGTACGGCGTTGGACGCTAACCCCCCGTTCCGTACGATTTACGTTACAAAACTGCACCGATTTTGTATACACCAAATTCAAATcatctagtactactactattgtTTCTGTGCAAATACAGTGCAAAATTACTTCATGTGTTTGATCAATCAGCTCCAAACTTTCGTTATttatttactactactactactactactactactactactactactactactactactactactactactactactactactactacaggaATTATTCAGAAAATCCCATGTCGTCGCAGACATTATTGCCAGAAAACAGTGGTCATTAAAATCGCGGGGTCGTTGTCACTGTCACGCACTAATCCGCTGTTTTCTCCGGCCGTTCGCCTGTTTTTGTTCGTGTGATAGCTATCATCAATCCGCTAATTAACTGACAACGCATATTGGAGGACGATTGCACGGCCAGCAACAAGCAAATCTTCGCAACCAAAAAACCATGGGCTGATGGGCTCCCCTCTCCTACGTGGCGCCcttgcacgaatctcaaaggcCTCGTCGCCGTCCGATCGGAGCAGCACGAGCTACTAAAATCAGCAGCttagcttcttcttctccctctcgcTCGCATTGCCATCCACCAAAGCCAAGAGCAGCTCAAGCCCaccggaggagagagagaaaagaggaaaTCATGGAGGCGATTTGCTGTGGAGATTCGGGTGTGTGATCTGGTCGGATCTTGCTTTcctgggaggaggaagaagaagaggtggaggtggccgcGGTGTGATGCGGTGGGTAGTTTGCTTATATCCTCGAGATGCCGCATTAGCCAAGCCAGCCACACCCATCATCATCAGCTTCCTCTCCCTAGCTCCATTGCCGCGGCAGCAAGGAAGAAATCACCAGGAGAAGACTTCTTGGTGGTTTGATATGCTCTGATTGAGCCCCTGGAGAAGAGAGGAACAGAGGCTTTTTTCTCTGCGGGTTCTTCAATTCTTCAGGGTTTCTTCTGGTTCTTGTCTCGCCATGACGGTGGTTGATGCGGAGTCGCGGTTCCATGTCCTCGCGGTGGATGATAGCCTGATCGACAGGAAGCTCATCGAGATGCTGCTCAAGAACTCGTCCTACCAAGGTGAGTGCGTGAAAAATGATGTTCTTGACCTTGGATTTGGGTGGAATGTTTGTGTTTTGTGTTCAATgtttggtttgttttttttctcatttcttcttcTGAATTCTCTGCTTGCTTGCTACTGGTGCAGTGACCACTGTGGATTCTGGGAGCAAGGCCTTGGAGCTGCTTGGATTGAGGGATGAGGGTGATGATTCCTCCTCttcaccttcttcctcctcacctGACCATCAGGTCAGTGAATGAaatcttgttcttttttttttctgtttcatgTTTCTTTTGAATTGGCTTCTGCTGTGCTTGCAATCCAGGAAATTAACCATGTGGTTTTCTGAACTGTTGGTACAGGAGATTGATGTCAACCTGATAATCACTGACTACTGCATGCCTGGCATGACAGGGTATGATCTGCTCAAGAGGGTGAAGgtaagtttttgtttgcagagaaTTGAATTCTTATCCTCTGAGCATTCATAAATCTTGGGTCCTTTTGTTGCTGGAAGTGGAGTAAAATTTGTTCCTTTTGCTGTTCATTTTGGGGGTACAGGGATCATCTTCATTGAAGGACATACCAGTTGTGATCATGTCTTCTGAGAATGTGCCTGCAAGGATCAACAGGTGAGCTGAAAATTCTATCTGAGCTGTCCCCTTATTTTAGCTTATCCTTGAAATTATTGCTGCTGGTCCATGAGGCATACTCCTACAAATCTACCAAGGTCCCTGCTTTTATGatgattgtttttattttaagttcATGATATTGGTATGCATTGCTGAGGTAGAAAACGAAAAAGATTGTTTATTTTTACTCACtgcattccataatataaggcacaactattttttagatgtttcataatataaggcatgcatgcatgtagttaATTAACTATGGCCCCTtcttcattaaattattactttttttaaatcctccactcatgttctctaattctattggatgcatgcattgtatttattatgataatccaaactacaagatgataataattgtttcttagtCTTTGGGTGGGTTAGGGGTAGTtattccttatattttgaaatggagggagtactgtttTTGGTGCCTTCCTGGATCTGATTTTAACAGTAACGAACATGGTACATACTCCGTATGTGAGACATGGAAAGGGATCCCAGTTAAgtccctgacatgtgggccatagcaaagtgggacccacatgtcagtgactcaactgAGGATCTGCTTAACATGGGGTTGGGGAACAGAAGGAATATAATGGCATCATAGCAGTTTTTTTTTGCCTAAAAGACTTGAATGCCCAAGGGATTATTTAATGTGTGCAAAGAGCCTGTTCAGACTTTGGGATTGATTTCATAATTGCTACCACTCCGTAAAAGATTCAGAACTTTACCCCTCTAGTTTTCGTGCCTGGTAGTAAAAGGCTGGGCGTCAGGTTTGTCTAAAACTCGCAAAACTGAGAAAGTCTGAACCCTGAAACctagttgaaagttttatttttttgaaatgtTCTTTTAAAGTCCCTACCTAAGAATTTCCGCTAGGTTGTAGTGAAATTATTACAAGTAATCTGAAAGAAGCCAAATGTTGAAGATTTGGCCGTTCAGATATGAACAAAAGAGTGGAATAGCATTGTGATTTGATGGCAGAAAGGGGCGAGAGAAAAGTCCGGGGATTCCCCTCACAACAGCTCTCTCCGTTGATGCTgttgtagtactagtagtaatgCAACGGGGGCAATGAATGCATGGAGTTTTCATGCATAGATTGCATATCTTGGTGACAAGGATGTAAAGCATAGGAAAGGTTCCTCTCAATGCCAATGTAGTGGTGGGTCAAGATCTCACAAAATCTTTCAGACACACCAAAAAAAGATTTATTGcaaaaaaatggatttttttttggggttcaTTTTTGGGAGGTCGCTTTCAGGTGGTCAAAAAATTGGGGCTTGCATTAAAGAGGACATGAAATGGGGCTGAGTCAAAAGAGTCCTGAAATCAAAAGACCAGATCTTTTCCTTGTCCTAGCAAAGATCTCTGACATGTTCTTTGAGTGTTTGTCCTTGCAAGATCCTCTTCTGTTCCCAATGCTTCCTGTATATTGCTAAAGATTTGTGCTTCACGAAATTTCAGGTGCTTGGAAGATGGTGCAGAGGAGTTCTTCCTGAAACCTGTCAAGCTCGCTGACATGAAGAAGCTCAAGTCTCACCTGCTCAAAAGGAAACAGCAGCTGCccatggctgctgctgcaccaGATAAGCCGCCACACAAACCAGATGAAGCTGCACCCTCAGCAGCTGCAATTGCTGAAGCTGCAACAGCTCAAACCGATGGAATCATCAGTGACTGCAgctgcagcggcagcagcaagagGAAGGCGGCTGCAATGGAGCAGGAGGTCATCTCCTCCTCACCTGATCAGAGGACGAAGCCAAGATTGTCCTCCACTAGCAGCGGCCTTGCAGTGGAGACCTGATGAAACTGAATTAATTAGAATCCCCCCAACTAAGAAATGATTTTGGCCTCTTTttctgttttgattttttttatggagctGCTCATGGAAGTATGGAACCATTAGCTCCTGGGggttttaattaatttacttaattagTAGTTCGAGGTGAAAGGAAAGTCCACGTACTTTTACACTAGCTCTTGCTTCGATCCACAAATTTTGTTGTGCCAAAGGAACACCATGGCACCAAGTGGTGTTCGTTAGAAAAGGAGTTGTGGGAATGAAATGGAAGGGGAAGTTGTAGATAAAGGCAGCACCTTGGATGCTTTTAGGCTAATTTTAAGGCTTATTATTCAAGCTGACTAGTGTTTTGTTTGAACTTGGAGAGGAAAAAGCTAAGTGCTACTGCTACTATGAATTGTCTAGCAGATTGATGGACCAACCAACTGGTCTTTTGCAAATTGTCCATGTATTCATTTTTTCTGAAGTACTACCATTTCTTCTTTTCTGCCATTATGTTAAAAAAAGTTCTTCCTTTCTGCTGAATTTAGTGTATACTCCTATAGCTCGATTCAGATAACCATGCAAGATCTTTTGATCGCTGTTTGGAGTGATAAAAAGAGGGAGAAGAACAGTTAAGTTGCTGGGTCAGGCcagcacagcagcagcacagcCAGCTTACGAGTACGACTCGTCCCTTTCATCTTGAGTGACAATGGAGGCAGACGATCTCGGATCTCTACTGGCCCCCGCTCTTCTTGATTGATGTACGTCCAATCCAAATCTACTaccacgcaaaaaaaaaaatcaaaggttTCTCCGACGAACAAGCTGCTAATCAATCTATCCGCTGCGTAATTTATTCAGGAGGATTAGGTTGCAAGCAGAGAGAGATGATCAGTGCTCGTGCGTGTGCCAAACTGGCAATGTTGTTGTGTGTAGCTGCATTATGGAGCGTTCAGATTAAATTTGATTATTGCGTGGTGCTGCAAATGCTGGGTATTTGTGGCATGGAAGCAAACTAACCCGGCGACTGGTGGTTGGCTGGGAATTAGGCAGGATCTGGCAGGATCATCCCGGATCGAATAAGCTAATATTACCCGGAGATCTCTCCGATCTGACTGATCACAATGCCCCCAATAGAAAATTGGGCATTCATATGCAGTCACGCAGCTGTTAATCAGCTAGCCCCCCATGCATCTGCCTGCGATTTTGCTGCAATTTTTTTGCCGTCCAACTTGTGCAATTTGCCGGTGGTCCATTTGGCTTGGCATGAGGAAAGGGAATTCATTGCTTGTGATGACAGCCTTGCTGTTAGTACTGTTTGTGTTTGCATGGAGAAGCTAGGAAGATTTGGTGTACCATGCTTGTCATTTTATGCTTTTTTTCTGaagccctttttttttgggttggggGATACACAAGTGTAGTACAACCTAGATGAGATTCCGGGTGTCTGACTAATAATCTTCGTTTCTCTTTAATGACAATTTTTTGTGCCAATGATATTTCTCTTCGTGGATGTTTaggattttataatttatatactCCTTGTTTGCTTGCATCCGTGAGATGGTGACGCAGAAAAATAAACAACGGAAATTGCTAAATGGccgactgatttttttttctttaactcACCGTTTTGTTAttctccctttttttatttccattttgttggaccttttttttcaccctctgattttactcttttttatttataatttcaGAATCTGTCAGACTTcatgaaatattatttttctatgtGTATAAGTAATCTCGTTTATACGATTTTACAGTTGGTGGGCTTAGCCCGGGGCCAAAGTGAATGTAAAGCCCAGAGCGCAGATGATCCTGTTGGAAATAATAATTTCAGATGATCCTGTTCGAACATTATGATCATTttgaaatatatttatctttccAAAACAGGAtggaaatgataaaaaaataatgcagtgtttcttagcaaattacatgttttttccTTAGGCTAAGATGCACATCAACAAATATCATGATTTTTAGATCTCTTGTGgtaaattttgccttttttattCTACTTCTTATTTTAACTTTTCTTCATATTTTGAGAAGAGTAAAATACATTCATGAGAAATCAACTTGACATGTAAGTACAATTTACTACAAGACACATGAGAAGTAAGCGTGCTAGTAGAACAACTTGGTGGGTGTTATTGTAACATGAGTATAATTTACTCTTTTCATCATCTGTCCAActtaataaattttttttcttgtatactccctccgtcccaaaatataattatttttggaCCCTGACACAgtctccgagatgctactttgatcaATAATATCCGtgagatgttttaaataaaaagagttgcatattatgatagtttgtttaataataaacctagtaacatcaattttatatgattgatatttttttattaatagtcaaaactaaaaatgtttgacttgtcactgtgctaaaaatgcttatctttttgggacggagggagcacgtAAGTAATCTCGTTTATACGATTTTACAGTTGGTGGGCTTAGCCCGGGGCCGAAGTAAAGGTAAGGCCCAGAACCCAGCTAATTAATCTCTGGCCTAGttcggaaaaaaaagagaatattcCATTCCCAGGCTTGGGCCCATACGAACTCACGTAATAGAACCCGACAGCGATGGGACCGGGCCCACCCAGCCGCTCAAAGCTGGGTTCCATGGTCACTGCCAGGTGGGGCCCAGATTCTGCAGTTTCTTCTACCTTTGGAACACTTGTCTGTCTAATCCACTCCAACTCGATCGGCAGCAACAGATCGCTCGCCTCCCcgtctcctcgcccgccgccttcgccgaTCTCCATCCGGCGAGCatccctcccgccgccgtcctgctgctgcttccgccgccggtgagcacacgcacatcctctttctcATCTCTTCGCCTTAACCTTAGTACTAGAAACAAACAACAGTCTGTTTTCACCTGAAAATAGTTTAGGGCGAGTGAGGTGAGGTGTTCTTCTTATCGAGTTTCATCTCCATGTTGCTGCAGGAGGGGAGGGATATGTGCCTGTGAAAAATCGGAGGAAAGGGGGTATAAATCTTTGACCATAATGGCTGTAGCTTCTGCCAGTGCACTGTTTTCCGCCAAGAATCTTCCGCATAAACCCTGGGAGGACCCGTCATTCTTTAGGTGGAGAAAGCGGGAGGCTCATGTGCCGTTGCGCTCACATGACACACCTGAAGGTAGAGATTGCAGCACTGAACCCAGAACCACTATGTAGGTAGATAGAAGATTTGGTTGTACAGTGATTTTCGGATTGATTTGTTTTCTCTTGTCAATAGGAGCCCTCAAGTATTGGCATGAACGGAGGAATGTGAACTATCTTAATTCTGACTCTGCTGTTTGGAATGATGACGCGGTTCGTGGTGCCCTGGAAAGTGCTGCGTTTTGGTCCAAGGGCTTGCCATATGTCCAGACTCTAAGTGGATACTGGAAGTTCCTTTTGGCTTCCTCGCCAGAATCTGTTCCAGAGAAATTCTATGATGCCTACTTCAATGATTCAGATTGGGAGGCTTTGCCAGGCATGCATGCTACTACATCATTACTTGCTTTTATTAGATGCCTTTAGTTGATATTGTTCTCATTTTTTAGTCAGTAGTGTTCAGTGTTTGCTTATATAGCATCAGCTATTATTTCAGTCTCACTGTAAAGCTTCTAGCTTCTAGTGTTTTATACACTTGAAACAAGACATTTTACTGTCATTTAGTCAAAATGTTCCATGACAAATATTCTAGAATTTCCTCTTATTGTTCATATCGTTTGAAGTTTATACTCAAACGAACATGTGCTTGGTTGCAGTTCCCTCAAACTGGCAAATGCATGGGTTTGACCGTCCAATCTACACAAATGTCACTTATCCTTTCACCATGAACCCGCCATTTGTGCCAAATGATAATCCTACTGGCTGTTATAGGACGGTTTTTCGCATCCCAAAAGAGTGGAAAGGTATGATATGTACTTATCATTCGTTTTCTTATTCTTCTGTTCTTATGCACAGCAAGTCATAAAGGGGCCAGTGACCATGTTTTAAAGTCCAAAATGGATTCCCCTTTCTGCTATGGTTTTCCTTGTTGCATTGCAGCTAGCAAAAACATCCTTATCTAAGAAGAATAATACAAAATATGATTGATATGCTCAAGAAAGTTAGATTTCTTTGTGCCCTGCTGATGGTAACGTCAGGGTTCATTAAATTGAAGTTTTGTTAGTGACAAGTGCCAACAACATCAAGAGAGGATTTTAACTATAGTTGCTTCATCagcttaaaaataaaatgttaatAGTGACTACCCTGTTGTCAAGTTCCCTATCCAGGACTTACCAAATCCTACCGTGCATTTGTTGAAGAATTTATTGGTGGTATAGTTATTGATTATCGCCTTGGACTCTCTCACGTATTTGATTTTCTGACAGAGTATATGTTGTGTGTATGGTGCAGTGTTTGATGCTTCTTATGACATGCTCTAAACTTTTCTCGTATGCATGCAtagtgtcttttttttctctaataatCACAGTAATGCAGCCGGCATTTGACTGTTGTCCCCTAATGTTCCTGTTCTATATTAAACAGTTCTGGGTTGATTGTGATAGGTCGAAGAATCTTGTTGCACTTTGAAGCTGTTGATTCAGCGTTTTTTGCTTGGGTAAACGGCGTTCCTGTTGGATATAGGTATGGCACAAACAATGCATTGCATTGATTTATTACTTGTATTTTCTCAATTTCTGAAAAATGTTCCAGTGATCTATCAAGTTAGTACCatttataaaagaaaactacTTCCCTTTTCACGTGTTTACTGCTAATTGGTTTTATCAAGTCTGTTATCTTCTTCGATTATATGATTATCAGACTCAACATTTGCTTGTGCTCACTAAAAGTTTCCTTAGATAGCAGAATGGAATGCATGAATAGTTTTGGCAGCACAAACTACATGGAATAGGATCCATAATTTTGGTACATATAGGCCTCTTCAAATTTTTGATTTATCATCTTTGGAAATTGGAATCAccaaaatatacttattttcaAGAATCCTGGATTTCCCCTAAATCTTCTACTTGTGTCTTCCTGTTATCAGAAATGACACTCTGTTCTTCTGACTATGGTTTAGTTGGACTATTTAGTAGCTCGATTGTATTGATTTTGTATTTTATGATGGACTATGGACTGCTATTCTACTgaatattacaaaattaaaGGTGTTTAGACTTCTTGAGGGATGATGATTTTACTAACATGGTCATGTAGAAAATAGAGTGTTCATCTAGAGAATAAACAGTTTGCTTGATGTGTTAATGCAGCCAGGACAGCAGGCTTCCTGCTGAGTTTGAGATCACAGATTTCTGCCATCCTTGTGACTCAGAAAAGGAAAATGTTCTTGCTGTTCAAGTGATGAGGTGGAGTGACGGTT
Proteins encoded in this window:
- the LOC127757051 gene encoding two-component response regulator ORR4; this encodes MTVVDAESRFHVLAVDDSLIDRKLIEMLLKNSSYQVTTVDSGSKALELLGLRDEGDDSSSSPSSSSPDHQEIDVNLIITDYCMPGMTGYDLLKRVKGSSSLKDIPVVIMSSENVPARINRCLEDGAEEFFLKPVKLADMKKLKSHLLKRKQQLPMAAAAPDKPPHKPDEAAPSAAAIAEAATAQTDGIISDCSCSGSSKRKAAAMEQEVISSSPDQRTKPRLSSTSSGLAVET